A stretch of Episyrphus balteatus chromosome 2, idEpiBalt1.1, whole genome shotgun sequence DNA encodes these proteins:
- the LOC129912805 gene encoding UTP--glucose-1-phosphate uridylyltransferase isoform X2 has product MLAVPNESKVRGHQRAPSDSKEFHEVTKRDALRLLESELDNLLQTTTDPERKKFLQNEMNRFANLFGRFLQEDGPSIDWNEIQKLPSDAVMEYSTLSAPQNEQQIRDMLNKLIVIKLNGGLGTSMGCHGPKSVISVRSDLTFLDLTVQQIEHLNKKYDANVPLVLMNSFNTDQDTEKIVRKYQGFRVQIYTFNQSCFPRISRESFLPVAKDFTIENDIEAWYPPGHGDFYESFQNSGLLSKFIKEGREYCFLSNIDNLGATVDLNILSKLLGEDTPQHPMEFVMEVTNKTRADVKGGTLIQYENKLRLLEIAQVPNEHVDDFKSVKTFKFFNTNNIWASLKAIDRVLRDRTLNMEIIVNNKSLEKGLRVVQLETAVGAAMKCFDGSVGVNVPRSRFLPVKKTSDLLLVMSNLYSLKHGSLVMSPQRMFPTTPLIKLGDNHFAKVKEFLSRFANIPDIIELDHLTVSGDVTFGRGVSLRGTVIIIANHGDRIDIPAGAILDNKIVSGNMRILDH; this is encoded by the exons GTCAGGGGACACCAACGAGCTCCATCTGACTCCAAGGAATTCCACGAGGTCACAAAGCGTGATGCACTTCGACTATTGGAGAGTGAATTGGACAATTTATTGCAAACAACAACCGACCCGGAGAGAAAAAAATTCcttcaaaatgaaatgaacCGATTTGCTAATTTGTTTGGCAGATTCTTGCAAGAAG ATGGTCCATCAATCGATTGGAATGAAATTCAAAAGCTACCTAGTGATGCTGTTATGGAATACTCCACCTTGAGTGCTCCACAAAATGAACAACag ATCCGTGATATGTTGAACAAATTGATTGTGATCAAGCTCAACGGTGGTCTCGGTACTTCTATGGGTTGCCACGGGCCAAAAAGTGTTATTTCTGTTCGTTCTGATCTAACGTTCCTTGATTTGACTGTGCAGCAAATTGAA CACCTCAATAAAAAATACGATGCCAATGTGCCTCTAGTTCTTATGAATTCCTTCAACACAGATCAAGACACCGAGAAGATTGTTCGCAAATACCAAGGTTTCCGTGTACAAATTTACACTtttaatcaaagttgtttcCCACGTATTAGTCGTGAATCTTTCCTGCCTGTTGCTAAAGATTTCACAATAGAAAATGACATTGAAGCCTGGTATCCACCTGGTCACGGTGATTTCTATGAATCCTTCCAGAACTCCGGTCTGCTTAGCAAATTCATTAAAGAGGGTCGAGAATATTGTTTCTTGTCCAATATTGATAATTTGGGAGCAACTGTTGATTTGAATATTCTAAGCAAATTATTGGGCGAGGATACACCACAACATCCAATGGAATTTGTTATGGAAGTAACAAATAAGACACGAGCTGATGTTAAG GGTGGTACTCTTATCCAATATGAGAATAAATTAAGACTTCTGGAAATCGCTCAGGTGCCAAATGAGCATGTAGATGACTTCAAATCAGTAAAGACATTTAAGTTCTTCAATACAAACAACATTTGGGCCAGTCTTAAAG CTATCGACCGTGTGTTGCGTGACAGAACTCTAAACATGGAAATCATTGTGAATAATAAATCTTTAGAAAAAGGCCTACGTGTGGTCCAACTAGAAACAGCCGTCGGTGCTGCCATGAAGTGCTTTGATGGATCTGTTGGTGTTAATGTGCCACGTTCCCGTTTCTTGCCGGTCAAGAAAACCTCCGATTTGTTGTTAGTCATGTCCAATTTGTACAGTTTGAAACATGGCAGTCTGGTTATGTCTCCACAAAGAATGTTCCCAACAACACCTTTGATCAAATTGGGAGATAATCATTTCGCTAAAGTGAAAGAGTTCCTTAGCCGATTTGCCAATATCCCCGATATCATTGAATTAGATCACTTGACTGTGTCGGGAGATGTGACATTCGGAAGAGGAGTCTCATTGAGA ggAACTGTTATTATCATCGCCAATCATGGAGATCGTATTGATATCCCAGCTGGAGCTATACTCGATAACAAGATCGTATCGGGTAATATGCGCATTTTGGATCATTAA
- the LOC129912805 gene encoding UTP--glucose-1-phosphate uridylyltransferase isoform X1, which produces MSRPIDILLDRVRGHQRAPSDSKEFHEVTKRDALRLLESELDNLLQTTTDPERKKFLQNEMNRFANLFGRFLQEDGPSIDWNEIQKLPSDAVMEYSTLSAPQNEQQIRDMLNKLIVIKLNGGLGTSMGCHGPKSVISVRSDLTFLDLTVQQIEHLNKKYDANVPLVLMNSFNTDQDTEKIVRKYQGFRVQIYTFNQSCFPRISRESFLPVAKDFTIENDIEAWYPPGHGDFYESFQNSGLLSKFIKEGREYCFLSNIDNLGATVDLNILSKLLGEDTPQHPMEFVMEVTNKTRADVKGGTLIQYENKLRLLEIAQVPNEHVDDFKSVKTFKFFNTNNIWASLKAIDRVLRDRTLNMEIIVNNKSLEKGLRVVQLETAVGAAMKCFDGSVGVNVPRSRFLPVKKTSDLLLVMSNLYSLKHGSLVMSPQRMFPTTPLIKLGDNHFAKVKEFLSRFANIPDIIELDHLTVSGDVTFGRGVSLRGTVIIIANHGDRIDIPAGAILDNKIVSGNMRILDH; this is translated from the exons GTCAGGGGACACCAACGAGCTCCATCTGACTCCAAGGAATTCCACGAGGTCACAAAGCGTGATGCACTTCGACTATTGGAGAGTGAATTGGACAATTTATTGCAAACAACAACCGACCCGGAGAGAAAAAAATTCcttcaaaatgaaatgaacCGATTTGCTAATTTGTTTGGCAGATTCTTGCAAGAAG ATGGTCCATCAATCGATTGGAATGAAATTCAAAAGCTACCTAGTGATGCTGTTATGGAATACTCCACCTTGAGTGCTCCACAAAATGAACAACag ATCCGTGATATGTTGAACAAATTGATTGTGATCAAGCTCAACGGTGGTCTCGGTACTTCTATGGGTTGCCACGGGCCAAAAAGTGTTATTTCTGTTCGTTCTGATCTAACGTTCCTTGATTTGACTGTGCAGCAAATTGAA CACCTCAATAAAAAATACGATGCCAATGTGCCTCTAGTTCTTATGAATTCCTTCAACACAGATCAAGACACCGAGAAGATTGTTCGCAAATACCAAGGTTTCCGTGTACAAATTTACACTtttaatcaaagttgtttcCCACGTATTAGTCGTGAATCTTTCCTGCCTGTTGCTAAAGATTTCACAATAGAAAATGACATTGAAGCCTGGTATCCACCTGGTCACGGTGATTTCTATGAATCCTTCCAGAACTCCGGTCTGCTTAGCAAATTCATTAAAGAGGGTCGAGAATATTGTTTCTTGTCCAATATTGATAATTTGGGAGCAACTGTTGATTTGAATATTCTAAGCAAATTATTGGGCGAGGATACACCACAACATCCAATGGAATTTGTTATGGAAGTAACAAATAAGACACGAGCTGATGTTAAG GGTGGTACTCTTATCCAATATGAGAATAAATTAAGACTTCTGGAAATCGCTCAGGTGCCAAATGAGCATGTAGATGACTTCAAATCAGTAAAGACATTTAAGTTCTTCAATACAAACAACATTTGGGCCAGTCTTAAAG CTATCGACCGTGTGTTGCGTGACAGAACTCTAAACATGGAAATCATTGTGAATAATAAATCTTTAGAAAAAGGCCTACGTGTGGTCCAACTAGAAACAGCCGTCGGTGCTGCCATGAAGTGCTTTGATGGATCTGTTGGTGTTAATGTGCCACGTTCCCGTTTCTTGCCGGTCAAGAAAACCTCCGATTTGTTGTTAGTCATGTCCAATTTGTACAGTTTGAAACATGGCAGTCTGGTTATGTCTCCACAAAGAATGTTCCCAACAACACCTTTGATCAAATTGGGAGATAATCATTTCGCTAAAGTGAAAGAGTTCCTTAGCCGATTTGCCAATATCCCCGATATCATTGAATTAGATCACTTGACTGTGTCGGGAGATGTGACATTCGGAAGAGGAGTCTCATTGAGA ggAACTGTTATTATCATCGCCAATCATGGAGATCGTATTGATATCCCAGCTGGAGCTATACTCGATAACAAGATCGTATCGGGTAATATGCGCATTTTGGATCATTAA